The following proteins are encoded in a genomic region of Hymenobacter siberiensis:
- a CDS encoding GNAT family N-acetyltransferase: MAEFFTATHPTGYTLSTDPARLDLAAIHRWLSEESYWAKHIPRATVERAVANSLNFGLYAPDGRQAGFCRVVTDRATFAWLCDVFVLPEFRGHGLAKWLVEQMLAHPELQNLRRHLLATFDAHTLYQRFGYEPLDRPDRWLEIKHPNPYPAP; the protein is encoded by the coding sequence ATGGCCGAATTTTTCACCGCCACCCACCCCACCGGCTACACCCTCAGCACCGACCCCGCCCGGCTCGACCTCGCTGCCATTCACCGCTGGCTGAGCGAAGAATCGTACTGGGCCAAGCACATTCCGCGCGCCACCGTGGAGCGCGCCGTGGCCAACTCGCTCAATTTCGGCCTCTACGCCCCCGATGGCCGTCAGGCCGGTTTCTGCCGCGTGGTGACGGACAGGGCCACGTTTGCCTGGCTCTGCGACGTATTTGTGCTGCCCGAGTTCCGGGGCCACGGCCTCGCCAAGTGGCTGGTGGAGCAGATGCTGGCCCACCCCGAACTGCAAAACCTGCGCCGCCACCTGCTCGCTACCTTCGACGCCCACACCCTCTACCAGCGCTTCGGCTACGAGCCGCTGGACCGGCCGGACAGATGGCTCGAAATCAAGCACCCTAACCCGTACCCGGCACCGTAG
- a CDS encoding DNA-3-methyladenine glycosylase: MPQKLPTAFFQRPDVMAIARDLLGKHLYTHIDGVLTAGRIVETEAYRHEGDQSLTLHLQRKRHQAQGLHVPGGHAYIYTVYNRHALFNIATHDAQHPDAVLIRAIEPLIGVEEMLRRRGLAKPVRALTAGPGVLSQALGIMPALTGQPVTGDIIWFEDHGEAVAEADILASARVGLAYAGAEAAGLPWRFRLEDSKWTSPAK; encoded by the coding sequence ATGCCCCAAAAACTCCCCACCGCCTTCTTCCAGCGCCCCGATGTGATGGCCATTGCCCGCGACCTGCTGGGCAAGCACCTCTACACCCACATTGATGGGGTGCTGACGGCCGGCCGCATCGTCGAAACTGAGGCCTACCGGCACGAGGGCGACCAGTCCCTCACGCTGCACTTGCAGCGCAAGCGCCACCAGGCGCAGGGCCTGCACGTGCCCGGCGGTCACGCCTACATCTACACCGTTTATAACCGCCACGCGCTGTTCAACATTGCCACGCACGATGCCCAGCACCCCGACGCGGTGCTCATTCGCGCCATCGAGCCGCTCATTGGCGTGGAGGAAATGCTGCGCCGCCGGGGGCTGGCCAAGCCCGTGCGCGCCCTCACCGCCGGGCCGGGCGTGCTGAGCCAGGCGCTGGGCATCATGCCTGCCCTCACCGGCCAGCCGGTTACCGGGGACATTATCTGGTTTGAAGACCACGGCGAAGCGGTGGCCGAAGCCGATATATTGGCCAGTGCTCGGGTAGGCTTGGCCTATGCCGGGGCCGAAGCGGCTGGGCTGCCGTGGCGCTTCCGGTTGGAAGATAGCAAGTGGACCAGCCCGGCGAAATAG
- a CDS encoding carboxypeptidase-like regulatory domain-containing protein, protein MPVLKRHFLLLWLVLLAGSVQAQMVLRGRVLDAETHQPVPNAQVGVADNRIGTNTNDAGRFALSIPPAYAGEKLTVALLGYKSCHQMLPPLPGPELIIELKISPATLGEVQVTGSVLGIVREAVARIPRNYPVRPTQLTGFYRESDNDSLGRPRYLVEGLLTVYKAPYPQRTSTGEVQIRQSRRVDLRSDKLVRIDWAGGPFIAHLADFVHRRAQFIDPAHFRDYDYRLAPGSSYQDRPVYVVTFAPKAGNRRADFAGRMYIDQDSYAFLGAEWRYTSAGLRHSTNLADSRALRVSYQPYAGRWHLKTVWWQTRARLPIGPPLNYFGEFLATAIDTAQTVRPGYLERAQYHDVFLRNAVAYDSAFWRGHTTLLPPETLRQALLDQQRQHRADSLFRPVAAGDSTSAKDAPQTLFGKFLSRFRYGGMVGAWPLSVAAAGLAVAYAPDGYGFGFQADNSVKAQSFSVYSQFEYQFELTHELAVRLATQRLYGQFRADGWAAGLSYQRNFRPRHRPLYGRAGLAYTRQTAGRDLGTFVNPDAGLRVAGTHLRADELSAQLQVVTEALQPSLGLGLELSHKLELVADASYLLPLRTRTRLQLAEESGFFLTRSAAAIDLPHPDVSLRTNDQPTAALPWQPRPWLFSLGLLYRLR, encoded by the coding sequence ATGCCCGTTTTGAAGCGACATTTTCTATTGCTGTGGCTGGTGCTGCTGGCCGGTTCGGTGCAGGCGCAAATGGTGCTGCGTGGCAGGGTGCTCGATGCCGAAACCCACCAGCCCGTCCCCAACGCCCAGGTGGGCGTGGCTGATAACCGCATCGGAACCAATACCAACGACGCCGGCCGCTTTGCGCTGAGCATCCCGCCGGCCTACGCCGGGGAAAAGTTGACGGTGGCCCTGCTGGGCTACAAAAGCTGCCACCAAATGCTACCGCCGCTGCCGGGGCCGGAGCTGATTATCGAGCTGAAAATCAGCCCGGCCACGCTAGGCGAGGTGCAGGTCACCGGCTCGGTATTGGGCATTGTGCGGGAGGCCGTAGCGCGTATTCCGCGCAACTACCCGGTGCGGCCCACGCAGCTCACGGGCTTCTACCGGGAGTCGGATAATGACAGCCTGGGGCGGCCGCGCTACCTGGTGGAAGGGCTGCTGACGGTGTACAAAGCGCCGTATCCGCAACGCACCAGTACGGGCGAAGTGCAGATTCGGCAGTCGCGCCGGGTCGATTTGCGCTCGGATAAGCTGGTGCGAATTGACTGGGCTGGCGGGCCGTTTATTGCGCACCTGGCGGATTTCGTGCACCGGCGGGCGCAGTTTATCGACCCCGCCCACTTTCGGGACTACGACTACCGCCTCGCGCCCGGCAGCAGCTACCAGGACCGGCCGGTGTACGTGGTCACCTTCGCGCCCAAAGCGGGCAACCGCCGCGCCGATTTTGCGGGCCGGATGTACATCGACCAGGATTCCTACGCCTTTCTGGGGGCCGAGTGGCGCTACACGTCCGCCGGCCTCCGGCACTCCACCAACCTGGCCGACTCGCGTGCCCTGCGCGTGTCCTACCAGCCCTACGCCGGCCGCTGGCATCTCAAAACCGTGTGGTGGCAAACCCGGGCCCGCCTGCCCATCGGCCCACCGCTCAATTACTTCGGCGAATTCCTGGCCACGGCCATCGATACGGCCCAAACGGTCCGGCCCGGCTACCTGGAGCGCGCGCAGTACCACGACGTATTTCTGCGCAATGCCGTGGCTTACGACTCGGCCTTCTGGCGGGGCCACACCACGCTGCTACCTCCCGAAACCCTGCGGCAAGCCCTGCTCGACCAGCAGCGCCAGCACCGGGCCGACTCGCTGTTCCGGCCGGTGGCCGCCGGCGATTCAACTTCGGCTAAAGACGCGCCGCAGACGCTGTTTGGGAAGTTTCTGAGCCGCTTCCGCTACGGGGGCATGGTGGGGGCATGGCCGCTGTCGGTAGCGGCGGCGGGCCTGGCGGTGGCGTATGCGCCGGATGGGTACGGGTTTGGTTTTCAGGCTGATAATTCGGTGAAAGCGCAGTCGTTTTCTGTTTATTCGCAGTTTGAATATCAGTTTGAGTTAACCCATGAGCTGGCCGTGCGCCTGGCCACGCAGCGCCTGTACGGGCAGTTCCGCGCCGATGGCTGGGCGGCCGGGCTGAGCTACCAGCGCAACTTCAGGCCCCGGCACCGCCCGCTCTACGGCCGCGCCGGCCTGGCCTACACCCGCCAGACCGCCGGCCGCGACCTGGGCACCTTCGTCAACCCCGATGCGGGCCTGCGCGTGGCCGGCACCCACCTCAGGGCCGATGAGCTCAGCGCCCAGCTGCAAGTCGTGACCGAGGCCCTGCAGCCCAGCCTGGGTTTGGGCCTGGAGCTCAGCCACAAGCTGGAACTGGTGGCCGATGCCAGCTACCTGCTGCCGCTGCGCACCCGCACCCGTCTGCAGCTGGCCGAGGAAAGCGGTTTTTTCCTGACCCGAAGCGCCGCCGCCATCGATTTGCCCCACCCCGACGTAAGCCTGCGCACCAACGACCAGCCCACCGCTGCCCTGCCGTGGCAGCCCCGGCCCTGGTTGTTCAGCCTCGGGCTGCTGTACCGCTTGCGGTGA
- a CDS encoding aspartate-semialdehyde dehydrogenase — translation MKIAVVGATGLVGTELLKVLAERQFPLTELLPVASAKSVGQFIEFQGKKYSVVSMDDAIAARPDIAIFSAGGSVSKEHAPRFAAVGTTVIDNSSAWRMDPTKKLVVPELNADTLTPEDKIIANPNCSTIQMVVALNDLHRKYKVRRIVVSTYQSVTGTGKKAVDQLLEERAGQTASNPAYPHPIDLNVLPHIDVFEPSGYTKEELKMVDETKKIMGDDSIRVTATCVRIPVMGGHSESLNVEFAEEFDMAEVREILANTAGVELVDDPATNSYPMPKDSHGKDAVLVGRLRRDETQPKTLNMWVVADNLRKGAATNAVQIAEYLLSQQVPAK, via the coding sequence ATGAAAATTGCTGTTGTGGGTGCCACCGGCCTGGTGGGCACCGAGCTGTTGAAAGTATTGGCCGAGCGCCAGTTTCCCCTCACCGAGCTGCTGCCCGTGGCTTCGGCCAAATCGGTGGGCCAGTTTATCGAGTTTCAGGGCAAAAAATACTCCGTGGTGAGCATGGACGACGCCATTGCGGCCCGGCCCGACATTGCCATTTTCTCGGCCGGCGGCTCCGTTAGCAAGGAGCATGCGCCGCGCTTTGCCGCCGTGGGCACTACCGTTATCGATAACTCCTCGGCCTGGCGCATGGACCCCACCAAGAAGCTGGTGGTGCCCGAGCTGAATGCCGACACCCTCACGCCGGAGGATAAAATCATTGCCAATCCCAACTGCTCAACCATTCAGATGGTGGTGGCGTTGAATGACTTGCACCGGAAATACAAGGTGCGTCGCATCGTGGTGAGCACCTACCAGAGCGTGACCGGCACCGGTAAAAAAGCCGTGGACCAGCTCCTCGAAGAGCGCGCCGGCCAAACCGCCAGCAACCCCGCCTACCCGCACCCCATCGACCTGAACGTGCTGCCCCACATCGACGTGTTCGAGCCCAGCGGCTACACCAAGGAGGAGCTGAAAATGGTAGACGAAACCAAGAAAATCATGGGCGACGACAGCATCCGCGTCACGGCCACCTGCGTGCGCATCCCGGTGATGGGCGGGCATTCGGAATCCCTCAACGTGGAGTTTGCCGAGGAGTTTGACATGGCCGAGGTGCGCGAAATTCTCGCCAACACCGCCGGCGTAGAGCTGGTGGACGACCCTGCCACCAACTCTTACCCCATGCCCAAAGACAGCCACGGCAAAGACGCCGTGCTGGTGGGCCGTCTGCGCCGCGACGAAACCCAACCCAAAACCCTCAATATGTGGGTGGTAGCCGACAACCTTCGCAAAGGGGCCGCCACCAACGCCGTGCAGATTGCCGAGTACCTGCTGAGCCAACAGGTGCCGGCGAAGTAG
- a CDS encoding lamin tail domain-containing protein, with protein sequence MLKHLYFLLLLLPAFAHAQLADNFSDGNFTANPTWTGDAASFQVNAQVLQSNGPAVTTTQIALSTPCQATIGTVWEFWANLRVVTTSGNYADVWLITSQADLRATSNSGYFVRLGGTGGKVSLFRKDSTRTAVPVIDGALNSLSTTNNLVRVRVTRTTANQWTLERDLIGGRTFVAEAAQPFDATYQRSVAVGVFLNYSSTNNRNFYFDDFVVTDATPPLLARAVPADARQVDVVFNEAVAAASAGLPANYRLQSGAVPVSAQLSATNPAVVRLAFAADFAAQDVLEARNVADLYGNVAGGPLTAAFTSLPAAPAFGDLIISEIFADETPQIGLPLSEYLEIYNRSTTKTLSLRGVRLGKTSSTTFAAFADTAKLLPGQYAIVCGSTRISQFTQYGKVYGPTNFPSLNNGGDQLILRGRDGRTLFEVAYSDTWYRDAVKKDGGWSLEMIDTNNFCAGAGNWTASTNASGGTPGRANSVRAANADALAPTLLRAIALNANTVRAYFSEKLDSATAATVGRYALATPGPAITRAAPVGPDFRQVDLTLATALLPSRPSVLTVQTATDCVGNASGVLQPATFALPETAVSGEVVINELLFNPRVSAVRFVEIINRSNKFIDLQGWQIGSVKPDGTASTTVLSTGPLVLAPGQLLAFSSSLAIIITQYPTSSDAANLVQTASLPTFADVGTAFLADGKGFEIDRFVYSKALHLSLLATQDGVSLERIRTNGPTLGSNFHSAASAAGYATPGRHNSQAQDEAGGDQELTITPEVFTPDDDGQQDFATLNYHLDAPGYAASVTVYDALGRLTRHLTRNETLPTNGFIQWDGTDEKGHKAAVGYYILLVELFRPTSGEKREYKKTVVLGARF encoded by the coding sequence TTGCTGAAACACCTTTACTTCTTGCTCCTACTGCTGCCCGCTTTCGCCCACGCGCAGCTGGCCGATAATTTCAGCGACGGCAACTTCACCGCCAACCCCACCTGGACCGGCGACGCGGCCAGCTTCCAGGTAAATGCGCAGGTGCTGCAAAGCAACGGCCCGGCCGTCACCACCACGCAGATTGCCCTCAGCACCCCTTGCCAGGCCACTATCGGCACGGTTTGGGAGTTCTGGGCTAATCTGCGGGTAGTCACCACTTCGGGCAATTATGCCGATGTGTGGCTTATCACCTCGCAGGCCGACCTCAGGGCGACCAGCAACTCCGGCTACTTTGTGCGCCTTGGCGGCACCGGCGGCAAAGTCAGTCTCTTCCGCAAAGACTCCACCCGCACGGCCGTACCGGTCATCGACGGTGCGCTCAACAGCCTGTCTACGACCAACAACCTGGTGCGCGTTCGCGTAACCCGTACCACGGCCAACCAGTGGACCCTGGAGCGCGACCTCATCGGCGGACGCACCTTCGTGGCCGAGGCGGCTCAGCCCTTCGATGCCACCTATCAGCGCAGCGTAGCCGTGGGCGTATTCCTGAATTATTCCTCCACCAACAACCGCAATTTTTACTTCGATGACTTTGTGGTGACCGATGCCACGCCCCCGCTCCTCGCCCGCGCCGTGCCCGCCGATGCCCGGCAGGTAGACGTGGTTTTCAACGAAGCCGTGGCCGCCGCCAGCGCCGGCCTGCCCGCCAACTACCGCCTGCAAAGCGGCGCGGTGCCGGTTTCGGCGCAGCTCTCGGCTACCAACCCGGCCGTGGTGCGCCTGGCCTTCGCCGCCGATTTTGCGGCTCAGGACGTGCTGGAGGCCCGCAACGTGGCCGACCTGTACGGCAACGTTGCGGGCGGGCCGCTCACAGCCGCCTTCACGTCGCTGCCCGCCGCTCCGGCCTTCGGCGACCTGATTATCAGCGAGATTTTTGCCGATGAAACGCCCCAGATAGGCCTGCCGCTCTCCGAATACCTGGAAATTTACAACCGCAGCACCACCAAAACCCTGAGCCTGCGCGGCGTGCGCCTGGGCAAAACCAGCAGCACCACCTTCGCCGCCTTCGCCGATACGGCCAAGCTCCTGCCCGGCCAGTATGCCATTGTGTGCGGCAGCACCCGCATCAGCCAGTTCACGCAGTACGGCAAAGTGTATGGGCCCACCAATTTCCCTTCGCTCAACAATGGCGGCGACCAGCTCATCCTGCGTGGGCGCGACGGCCGCACGCTATTTGAGGTGGCATATTCCGACACCTGGTACCGCGACGCGGTGAAAAAGGACGGCGGCTGGAGCCTGGAAATGATTGACACCAACAACTTCTGCGCGGGGGCCGGCAACTGGACGGCCAGCACCAACGCCAGCGGCGGCACCCCCGGCCGCGCCAACTCGGTACGCGCCGCCAATGCCGATGCCCTGGCCCCCACCCTGCTCCGCGCCATCGCCCTGAACGCGAACACCGTGCGGGCCTATTTCTCCGAAAAGCTCGATAGCGCCACCGCCGCCACCGTGGGCCGCTACGCGCTGGCCACGCCGGGCCCGGCCATCACACGGGCCGCGCCCGTGGGGCCCGATTTCCGGCAGGTCGACCTCACGTTGGCCACCGCGCTGCTCCCCAGCCGCCCCAGCGTCCTCACCGTGCAAACGGCCACCGACTGCGTCGGCAATGCCAGCGGCGTGTTGCAGCCCGCCACCTTCGCCCTGCCCGAAACGGCCGTGAGCGGTGAGGTGGTAATAAACGAGCTATTGTTCAACCCTCGCGTGAGCGCGGTGCGGTTTGTGGAAATCATCAACCGCAGCAACAAATTTATCGATTTGCAGGGCTGGCAAATCGGGAGCGTGAAACCGGATGGTACCGCCAGTACCACCGTGCTCAGCACCGGGCCGCTGGTGCTGGCACCGGGACAGCTGCTGGCGTTCAGTAGCAGCCTGGCCATCATCATCACGCAGTACCCCACCAGCAGCGACGCGGCCAATCTGGTTCAGACGGCCAGCCTGCCCACCTTTGCTGATGTGGGCACGGCATTTTTGGCCGACGGCAAAGGTTTCGAAATCGACCGGTTTGTGTATAGCAAAGCGCTGCATCTGAGCCTACTGGCCACCCAGGATGGCGTGTCGCTGGAGCGCATTCGCACCAATGGGCCTACGCTGGGCAGCAACTTCCATTCGGCGGCCAGCGCGGCGGGCTATGCCACGCCCGGCCGGCACAACTCGCAGGCCCAGGACGAAGCCGGCGGCGACCAGGAGCTAACCATAACGCCCGAAGTCTTCACCCCCGACGACGACGGCCAGCAGGATTTTGCCACCCTCAACTACCACCTCGACGCCCCCGGCTACGCCGCCAGCGTAACGGTGTACGACGCCCTGGGCCGCCTCACCCGCCACCTCACCCGCAACGAAACCCTGCCCACCAACGGCTTCATTCAGTGGGACGGCACCGACGAGAAAGGCCACAAGGCGGCCGTGGGGTACTATATTCTCTTGGTCGAGCTCTTCCGCCCCACCAGTGGCGAGAAGCGCGAATACAAGAAAACGGTGGTGCTGGGCGCACGGTTTTAA
- a CDS encoding aspartyl protease family protein yields the protein MKKLFLTGCFYLCFLAAALAQVATGVAPLDQLVAAINAKSVEPLQPYLTPETRLGSLPPAYTARVLAQLIPQFGPVEGFRVVRQTAEGANTRYMCAITRKGADKEYDFLLTPAGTFAELNLAQASLKKIDTAFKPEDLTTPPSLDVPVRISHDLLLVEAEADGRRGWFFLDSGAPALMLNKKTFPPAATETTLAVNGAKGVNGAVSGMSYHLTKTFDWSGIHFENKDVATLDLTGLEQQTGVELLGIIGFNLLNPYALTLDYRAQKVLLRKPATPDALPAPLMRVPFTLRGHLPVVAMTANGQTFQMGIDCGAQNNLLDQQFEAAFAKKLRKPEKSTLHGGDGALRTVTSGQLADVRLAGPLPFRNQQTVFSDISQFNQNPDKTPLQGLLGYPLLSQYRTTIDYVNKQLEFRKW from the coding sequence ATGAAAAAACTTTTCCTGACCGGCTGCTTCTATCTATGCTTTCTGGCTGCCGCGCTGGCCCAGGTGGCTACTGGCGTGGCGCCCCTCGACCAGCTGGTGGCCGCCATCAATGCCAAATCGGTGGAGCCCCTGCAGCCCTACCTCACGCCCGAAACCCGCCTCGGCAGCCTGCCGCCGGCCTACACGGCGCGGGTGCTGGCCCAGCTCATCCCGCAGTTTGGGCCTGTCGAAGGTTTCCGGGTGGTGCGCCAGACCGCCGAAGGGGCCAACACGCGCTACATGTGCGCCATTACCCGCAAGGGGGCCGATAAGGAATACGATTTCCTGCTGACGCCCGCCGGCACGTTTGCCGAGCTGAACCTGGCCCAGGCCAGTCTGAAAAAGATTGATACTGCCTTCAAGCCCGAAGACCTGACCACGCCGCCCAGCCTCGACGTACCCGTGCGCATCAGCCACGACCTGCTGCTGGTGGAAGCCGAGGCCGATGGCCGCCGGGGCTGGTTTTTTCTCGATTCGGGGGCGCCGGCCCTTATGCTGAATAAAAAGACGTTTCCGCCGGCCGCTACCGAAACCACGCTTGCTGTGAACGGGGCCAAGGGCGTGAACGGGGCCGTGAGCGGTATGTCGTACCACCTCACCAAAACGTTTGACTGGAGTGGTATCCACTTCGAAAACAAAGACGTAGCCACGCTCGACCTGACCGGCCTCGAACAGCAGACCGGCGTGGAGCTGCTGGGCATTATCGGCTTCAACCTGCTGAATCCGTACGCCCTGACCCTGGACTACCGCGCCCAAAAGGTGCTGCTGCGCAAGCCCGCCACCCCCGATGCCCTGCCCGCGCCGCTCATGCGCGTGCCCTTCACGCTACGGGGCCACCTGCCCGTGGTGGCCATGACGGCCAACGGCCAGACCTTTCAGATGGGAATCGACTGCGGGGCGCAGAACAACCTGCTCGACCAGCAGTTCGAGGCGGCGTTTGCCAAAAAACTGCGCAAGCCGGAAAAAAGCACCCTGCACGGCGGCGATGGCGCGCTGCGCACCGTGACCAGCGGCCAGCTGGCCGATGTGCGCCTAGCCGGCCCGCTGCCCTTCCGCAACCAGCAAACCGTATTCTCCGACATCTCTCAGTTCAACCAAAACCCCGATAAAACGCCCTTGCAGGGCTTGCTGGGCTACCCGCTGCTCAGCCAGTACCGCACCACGATTGACTACGTGAACAAGCAGCTGGAATTTCGGAAGTGGTAG
- a CDS encoding DUF1800 domain-containing protein, producing MNSTQQLQHLYWRAGFGPRPQDVAAGLSPRKALRQLLLDSEHYEPLAGPTLSYTNPQGMVMTDPASTKNNPVPNGMVIKPDLPAPPGAPAAPVALMRPRAAFKGGTIAAGVPRLRRADLTPAQRKMQNEGIRDAFNNMSTAWMERMASSPAQLREKMTLFWHGHFACRVRQPDAALSLHNTTRQYALGKFPDLLLAVSREPAMLQFLNNQQNRKEHPNENFAREVMELFTLGHGNYTETDVKEAARAFTGWGYDRQGNFRFQQREHDTGPKTFLGKTGNLTGEDVLTHILAQPAAATFLTTKLYRFFVNDVPNPAHIEPLAVAFRKSGYDIADLMERLFSADWFYEPANMGTHIKSPVELLAGIRRTLNVKVDNAQPLLGYQRALGQNLFQPPNVAGWPGGRNWIDSSSLLLRLQLPAILFKNAEFAVALKQDENDIAPNQTKAERTVRPGAGAHLPLGPLQLLLGATPTAQQPEKLSGFLLQASIRPENLQLVQQAAQQKEPTEALRATLMNLLSLPEYQLA from the coding sequence ATGAACAGCACCCAGCAATTGCAGCATCTCTACTGGCGCGCCGGCTTCGGCCCGCGCCCGCAGGACGTGGCCGCCGGCCTCAGTCCGCGCAAAGCCCTGCGCCAGCTGCTTCTCGATTCGGAGCACTACGAGCCCCTCGCCGGCCCCACCCTGAGCTACACCAACCCGCAGGGCATGGTGATGACCGACCCGGCCTCGACCAAAAACAACCCCGTGCCTAACGGCATGGTAATCAAGCCTGACCTGCCCGCGCCCCCCGGTGCGCCGGCAGCGCCCGTGGCCCTCATGCGGCCCCGCGCGGCCTTCAAGGGCGGCACCATTGCGGCCGGCGTGCCCCGCCTGCGCCGCGCCGACCTCACGCCCGCCCAGCGCAAGATGCAGAACGAAGGCATTCGCGATGCTTTTAATAACATGAGCACGGCCTGGATGGAGCGCATGGCCAGCTCGCCGGCGCAGCTGCGCGAGAAAATGACGCTGTTCTGGCACGGGCATTTTGCCTGCCGCGTGCGCCAGCCCGATGCCGCGCTCAGCCTGCACAACACCACCCGGCAGTACGCCCTGGGCAAATTCCCCGACCTGCTGCTGGCCGTGAGCCGGGAGCCGGCCATGCTCCAGTTCCTCAACAACCAGCAAAACCGCAAGGAGCATCCCAACGAAAACTTCGCCCGCGAGGTGATGGAGCTGTTCACCCTCGGGCACGGCAACTACACCGAAACCGACGTGAAAGAGGCCGCCCGCGCCTTTACCGGCTGGGGCTACGACAGGCAGGGCAACTTCCGGTTTCAGCAGCGGGAGCACGATACCGGCCCCAAAACCTTCCTGGGCAAAACCGGCAACCTGACCGGCGAGGACGTGCTAACGCACATTCTGGCCCAGCCCGCCGCCGCTACGTTCCTGACCACCAAGCTCTACCGTTTCTTCGTGAACGACGTGCCCAACCCGGCGCACATCGAGCCGCTGGCCGTGGCCTTCCGCAAAAGCGGCTACGACATTGCCGACCTTATGGAGCGCCTGTTTTCGGCCGACTGGTTCTACGAACCGGCCAATATGGGCACCCACATCAAGAGCCCGGTGGAGCTGCTGGCCGGCATTCGCCGCACCCTGAACGTGAAGGTGGACAACGCGCAGCCGCTGCTGGGCTACCAGCGCGCCCTGGGCCAAAACCTGTTTCAGCCGCCCAACGTGGCCGGCTGGCCCGGCGGCCGCAACTGGATTGATTCGTCGTCGCTGCTGCTGCGCCTGCAGCTGCCGGCCATCCTGTTCAAAAACGCCGAGTTTGCCGTGGCCCTGAAGCAGGACGAAAACGATATCGCCCCGAACCAGACCAAGGCCGAGCGCACCGTGCGGCCCGGCGCGGGTGCCCACCTGCCCCTGGGTCCGCTCCAGCTGCTGCTGGGGGCTACGCCTACTGCCCAGCAGCCCGAGAAGCTCAGCGGCTTCCTGCTCCAGGCCAGCATTCGGCCCGAAAACCTGCAATTGGTGCAACAGGCCGCCCAGCAAAAAGAGCCGACCGAGGCACTGCGCGCCACCTTAATGAACCTGCTGAGCCTGCCCGAATACCAGCTGGCGTAA
- a CDS encoding DUF1501 domain-containing protein — MASTRREFLRTSALASTLLLIPKFLHALDRGPGLAGLRDATGARRLIVVQLGGGNDGLNTVIPYRNELYYKARPTLGIKEAEGILALDKDLGLHPALKGLKGLYDQGQLAVLNSVGYPNPDRSHFRSMDIWQSGSGSDQVVSTGWLGRYLDSNCPDCQRPYNALEIDDTLSLALKGGQRKGLALKNPDKFHQISQNRLLAKVSKETAPAHQEQVDYLYKTLAETASSADYLYDKSKIYKSAVTYPNSDFGKNLKTTAELINSGVESRVYYLALNGFDTHVRQHEQQQRLFTDLGNGLAALADDLRQHDQWNNTLVLVFSEFGRRVGQNASNGTDHGTANNVFLAGGALQKKGVINNAPDLLNLDQGDLRHQVDFRSIYASILKDWLGADDTAILGAGFERMSGLV, encoded by the coding sequence ATGGCTTCCACCCGCCGCGAATTCCTCCGCACATCCGCTTTAGCCAGCACCTTGCTGCTGATACCCAAGTTTCTGCACGCGCTGGACCGGGGGCCAGGCCTTGCCGGCCTGCGCGATGCCACCGGGGCGCGCCGCCTCATCGTGGTGCAGCTCGGCGGGGGCAATGATGGGCTGAATACCGTCATCCCCTACCGCAACGAACTGTATTACAAGGCCCGGCCCACGCTGGGCATCAAAGAAGCCGAGGGGATTCTGGCGCTGGATAAAGACCTGGGCCTGCACCCGGCCCTGAAAGGCCTGAAAGGCCTGTACGACCAGGGCCAGCTGGCCGTGCTGAACTCGGTGGGCTACCCCAACCCCGACCGCTCGCACTTCCGCTCGATGGACATCTGGCAATCGGGCTCGGGCTCCGACCAGGTGGTGAGCACCGGCTGGCTGGGCCGCTACCTCGACTCCAACTGCCCCGACTGCCAGCGGCCCTACAACGCCCTCGAAATCGACGACACGCTGAGCCTCGCCCTCAAAGGCGGCCAGCGCAAGGGCCTGGCCCTGAAAAACCCGGATAAATTCCACCAAATCAGTCAGAACCGCTTGCTGGCCAAGGTGAGCAAGGAAACCGCGCCCGCCCACCAGGAGCAGGTTGATTACCTGTATAAGACGCTGGCCGAAACGGCGTCCTCAGCCGATTACCTGTACGACAAGTCCAAAATCTACAAATCGGCCGTGACGTACCCGAACTCCGACTTCGGCAAAAACCTGAAAACCACCGCCGAGCTCATCAACTCCGGCGTCGAATCGCGGGTGTACTACCTGGCCCTGAACGGTTTTGATACCCATGTTCGCCAGCACGAGCAGCAGCAGCGCCTCTTCACCGACCTCGGCAACGGCCTCGCTGCCCTAGCCGACGACCTGCGCCAGCACGACCAGTGGAACAACACGTTGGTACTGGTATTCAGTGAGTTTGGCCGGCGCGTGGGCCAGAACGCCAGCAACGGCACCGACCACGGCACCGCCAACAACGTGTTCCTCGCCGGCGGTGCCCTCCAGAAAAAAGGCGTGATAAACAATGCTCCCGACCTCCTGAACCTTGACCAGGGCGACCTGCGCCACCAGGTCGATTTCCGCAGCATCTACGCCAGCATCCTCAAAGACTGGCTCGGCGCCGATGACACCGCCATTCTGGGAGCGGGTTTTGAGCGGATGAGCGGGCTGGTGTAG